One Pectobacterium colocasium DNA segment encodes these proteins:
- the rfbA gene encoding glucose-1-phosphate thymidylyltransferase RfbA gives MKGIVLAGGSGTRLYPITRGVSKQLLPIYDKPMVYYPISVLMLAGIREILIITTPEDMPAFQRLLGDGSRFGIELSYAIQPSPDGLAQAFIIGEEFINGERCALVLGDNIYFGQSFGKKLEAVAAKEEGATIFGYQVTDAERFGVVEFDQDFKALSIEEKPVKPKSNWAVTGLYFYDKNIVEMAKQVKPSHRGELEITTLNQMYLEQGNLDVELLGRGFAWLDTGTHDSLIEASQFIHTIEKRQGFKVACLEEIAFRKGWLSKQKVADEAKVMSKTSYGQYLTQLIAEK, from the coding sequence ATGAAAGGGATCGTACTCGCAGGGGGAAGTGGCACTCGCTTATACCCAATTACCCGTGGCGTTTCTAAGCAGCTATTGCCGATCTATGATAAGCCGATGGTCTATTACCCTATATCAGTTCTTATGCTCGCAGGCATCCGCGAAATCCTGATTATCACTACGCCTGAAGACATGCCAGCATTTCAGCGCCTTTTAGGCGACGGTAGCCGTTTTGGCATTGAACTCAGCTACGCGATCCAACCCAGCCCTGATGGATTGGCTCAAGCCTTTATCATCGGTGAAGAATTTATCAATGGGGAACGCTGCGCGCTGGTACTCGGCGATAATATTTATTTTGGTCAAAGCTTTGGCAAGAAGCTTGAAGCCGTGGCGGCAAAAGAAGAAGGCGCAACGATTTTCGGTTATCAGGTCACTGACGCCGAGCGGTTTGGCGTCGTCGAGTTTGATCAGGATTTCAAAGCGCTCTCGATAGAAGAAAAACCGGTAAAACCGAAATCTAACTGGGCTGTCACTGGGCTGTATTTCTACGATAAGAATATTGTAGAAATGGCAAAGCAGGTCAAACCGTCACACCGCGGCGAGTTAGAAATAACTACGCTGAATCAGATGTATCTAGAGCAAGGCAATCTAGACGTTGAATTATTAGGACGTGGTTTCGCCTGGCTGGATACAGGCACGCATGACAGCCTGATTGAAGCGTCACAATTTATCCATACCATTGAGAAACGCCAAGGATTTAAAGTCGCTTGCCTGGAAGAGATTGCATTCCGCAAAGGCTGGCTATCTAAACAGAAAGTTGCTGACGAAGCAAAAGTAATGAGCAAAACGTCCTATGGACAGTATTTAACCCAACTCATCGCAGAGAAATAA
- the cpsG gene encoding phosphomannomutase CpsG has product MSTLTCFKAYDIRGRLDDELNEDIAYRIGRAYGQFTKAKNVVVGGDVRLTSESLKLALSEGLRDAGTNVLDIGLVGTEEIYFATHHLGIDGGIEVTASHNPIDYNGMKLVCKGARPISGDSGLRDIQALAEKNVFPAVRAEEKGEYTQISVLDDYVQHLMTYIEPANFKPLKLVINSGNGAAGHVIDALEARFNQLNIPVTFIKVHHQPDGSFPNGIPNPLLPECRKDTSDAVIAHSADMGIAFDGDFDRCFLFNHLGEFIEGYYIVGLLADAFLQKEPGAKIIHDPRLSWNTIDIVSSQQGKPVMSKTGHAFIKERMRQEDAIYGGEMSAHHYFRSFAYCDSGMIPWLLVAELLCVKNKSLHDLVSERMQAYPASGEINSTLSEPANAIERVKAAYLSEALFIDETDGISLEFEDWRFNLRSSNTEPVVRLNVESKANSALMVEKTDAILSLLRQ; this is encoded by the coding sequence ATGTCTACGCTAACCTGTTTTAAAGCCTATGATATTCGGGGTCGTCTGGATGACGAGCTTAATGAAGATATTGCTTACCGGATTGGCCGAGCCTATGGTCAGTTTACTAAAGCCAAAAATGTTGTTGTCGGAGGCGATGTCAGGTTGACCAGTGAAAGTTTGAAATTAGCGCTGTCCGAAGGTTTACGCGATGCGGGGACGAACGTATTAGATATCGGATTAGTGGGGACAGAAGAAATCTATTTCGCGACACATCATCTGGGAATTGACGGGGGAATTGAGGTTACTGCAAGCCATAACCCAATTGATTACAACGGAATGAAATTGGTTTGCAAAGGTGCCAGGCCGATTAGTGGTGATTCTGGGCTGCGTGATATTCAGGCATTAGCGGAGAAAAATGTTTTTCCTGCGGTTCGCGCTGAAGAAAAGGGCGAGTACACCCAAATCTCTGTGCTTGACGATTATGTTCAGCATTTAATGACCTATATAGAGCCTGCAAATTTTAAACCATTAAAGCTAGTCATCAACAGTGGTAATGGCGCGGCAGGACACGTTATTGATGCGCTGGAAGCACGCTTTAACCAATTAAATATTCCCGTAACCTTTATCAAAGTGCACCATCAGCCCGATGGTTCTTTCCCTAATGGCATCCCTAATCCGCTTTTACCGGAATGTAGAAAAGATACCTCTGATGCGGTTATCGCTCATTCTGCGGATATGGGGATTGCTTTTGATGGTGATTTTGATCGCTGTTTCTTGTTCAATCATCTCGGCGAGTTTATTGAGGGATACTACATTGTTGGCTTATTGGCCGATGCTTTTCTCCAAAAAGAACCCGGTGCCAAAATCATCCATGATCCTCGACTGAGCTGGAATACGATTGATATTGTTAGCTCCCAGCAGGGTAAGCCTGTTATGTCCAAAACAGGGCATGCCTTTATTAAGGAGCGGATGCGGCAAGAAGATGCAATCTACGGCGGAGAAATGAGCGCTCATCATTATTTCCGCTCATTCGCGTACTGTGACTCTGGAATGATTCCCTGGCTGTTGGTCGCTGAATTGCTTTGTGTAAAAAATAAAAGCCTTCACGATTTGGTGAGTGAAAGGATGCAGGCTTATCCAGCATCTGGAGAAATCAACTCCACATTAAGCGAACCCGCTAACGCGATAGAGCGTGTTAAAGCGGCGTACTTGTCTGAAGCTCTGTTTATTGATGAGACGGATGGTATTAGTTTGGAGTTTGAGGACTGGCGCTTCAACCTTCGTTCTTCTAACACGGAACCGGTTGTTCGCCTGAATGTAGAATCCAAAGCAAATAGCGCTTTAATGGTCGAGAAAACTGACGCGATTTTAAGTCTGCTACGGCAGTGA
- a CDS encoding sugar phosphate nucleotidyltransferase, producing MTSLKAIIPVAGLGMNLLPVTKAIPKEMLPLVDRPVIEKIVNECVNAGIKEIVLVTHASKNAIENHFDTSFELESLLEERAKRQLLAEVQSICPKGVTIMNVRQGETLGLGHAVSCARPIIGDSPFVVVLPDVVLDESTADQTKENLALLISRFEETGRSQVLVKHRPYEVLPEYSVVDCDKPLVNPGDAAAITSMIEKPEAPSDTGSDLSAVGRYVLTADAWPLLEKAVPGAWGRIQLTDVIADMIATQQVDAVQMSGKNFNCGRKLGYAQAFVSYGLRNPEFGAEFKESIKALLKK from the coding sequence ATGACATCATTGAAAGCGATTATCCCTGTTGCAGGTTTAGGGATGAATTTGTTACCGGTGACCAAGGCAATTCCTAAGGAAATGCTGCCGCTGGTTGACCGTCCGGTAATCGAGAAGATCGTTAACGAATGCGTTAACGCGGGAATTAAAGAAATTGTCCTGGTGACGCACGCATCTAAAAATGCGATAGAAAATCATTTCGACACCTCGTTTGAGCTTGAATCTCTGCTGGAAGAACGTGCCAAGCGTCAACTGCTGGCCGAAGTACAGTCAATCTGCCCGAAAGGCGTGACGATTATGAACGTTCGTCAGGGAGAAACGCTGGGGTTAGGGCATGCGGTCTCCTGTGCTCGCCCAATCATTGGCGACAGTCCGTTTGTGGTGGTGTTGCCCGATGTGGTGCTGGATGAAAGCACAGCCGATCAGACGAAGGAAAACCTGGCGTTGCTGATCTCTCGATTTGAAGAAACAGGGCGTAGTCAGGTGCTGGTGAAGCATCGTCCTTATGAGGTGTTGCCTGAGTATTCTGTCGTCGATTGTGACAAACCGCTGGTGAACCCCGGCGATGCCGCAGCGATTACGTCTATGATTGAAAAGCCTGAGGCACCATCTGATACGGGGTCTGATCTATCTGCCGTCGGGCGTTATGTGTTAACAGCCGATGCTTGGCCACTGCTGGAAAAAGCGGTCCCTGGTGCATGGGGACGTATTCAGTTAACGGATGTGATTGCCGATATGATCGCGACTCAGCAGGTGGATGCTGTGCAAATGTCAGGCAAGAACTTTAACTGTGGCCGTAAGTTGGGTTACGCGCAGGCATTTGTGTCTTATGGGTTACGCAACCCTGAGTTTGGTGCCGAATTTAAAGAAAGTATTAAGGCGCTGCTGAAAAAGTAA
- a CDS encoding YjbF family lipoprotein — protein sequence MTKIKRMAKVSALIAIPLLSVVLTGCSQNVEQVGKTFKLAFFGQDDTHVTAKQVANTPYASAYLKVGKAPQAFVVLAFAEQNRLKWIGADKNIVSTQHGRLVKTQGFGEDITYVDNLQQDPLTLGLLKTSTPMTWQSRVEWSQVFRGGYETTSVFQARGKETIKILDTSRELLRFDERVTVPTLNESYTNSYWLDPANGSVVQSQQYMGPGMALVTFTVLKPYVQ from the coding sequence ATGACAAAAATAAAACGAATGGCAAAGGTGAGTGCGCTGATTGCCATACCTCTTTTATCGGTTGTGCTGACTGGCTGTTCCCAAAATGTGGAGCAGGTGGGGAAAACGTTTAAACTGGCGTTTTTCGGTCAGGATGATACCCATGTGACGGCCAAACAGGTTGCCAATACGCCTTATGCCTCTGCCTATCTGAAAGTGGGTAAAGCACCGCAGGCGTTTGTTGTGCTCGCTTTTGCCGAGCAGAATCGATTGAAATGGATTGGGGCCGATAAGAACATCGTTTCGACCCAACATGGTCGCTTAGTGAAAACGCAGGGTTTTGGTGAAGACATTACCTATGTGGATAACCTGCAACAGGATCCCCTGACGTTAGGCCTATTAAAAACATCGACGCCAATGACATGGCAGAGCCGGGTTGAATGGTCTCAAGTCTTCCGCGGTGGTTACGAGACCACGTCCGTTTTTCAGGCTCGTGGCAAAGAAACGATAAAAATTCTGGATACCTCGCGTGAACTGCTACGTTTTGATGAACGAGTGACCGTCCCCACCTTGAATGAATCTTACACCAATAGCTACTGGCTCGATCCGGCTAACGGAAGTGTGGTGCAAAGCCAACAGTACATGGGGCCGGGTATGGCATTGGTAACATTCACCGTATTAAAACCCTACGTACAATAA
- the rfbD gene encoding dTDP-4-dehydrorhamnose reductase gives MKILLTGANGQLGRCFQDSLPAHWQIWSTDANELDITDLKQVEAAVARYQPDAIVNAAAYTAVDKAESESVLAEKINVTGPHNLATVAHEKGIRLVHVSTDYVFDGHATTPYIESSTTNPLSVYGKTKLAGEQAVTKAAPDAIIVRTAWVFSEYGNNFVKTMLRLAKERDALSIVADQKGCPTYAGDLAQAIISLLEKNAESGIYHYCGDKEVSWYEFAKTIFEMAKQQGVIDKLPQLTAITAEQYPTPAHRPQYSSLSCEKIARLTIKPSDWVGALSRTLPR, from the coding sequence ATGAAAATATTACTGACTGGCGCAAATGGGCAATTGGGTCGCTGTTTTCAGGATAGTCTTCCCGCCCACTGGCAAATATGGTCAACGGATGCCAACGAGCTTGATATCACTGATTTAAAGCAGGTTGAAGCGGCTGTAGCGCGTTATCAACCGGATGCGATTGTTAATGCTGCAGCTTATACAGCCGTTGATAAGGCGGAATCAGAATCTGTCTTAGCAGAAAAGATCAATGTTACTGGTCCCCATAATTTGGCTACCGTGGCACATGAGAAGGGAATCCGCTTAGTACACGTGTCAACGGATTATGTCTTCGATGGACATGCCACGACGCCTTATATTGAATCCAGCACCACCAATCCCTTAAGCGTGTACGGCAAAACAAAGTTAGCTGGCGAGCAAGCTGTAACCAAAGCAGCACCAGACGCCATCATCGTTCGCACTGCCTGGGTGTTCAGCGAATATGGTAATAATTTTGTTAAAACGATGCTGAGGTTGGCAAAAGAGCGTGATGCATTAAGTATCGTTGCCGATCAGAAAGGATGCCCAACTTATGCTGGAGATTTAGCGCAGGCGATTATTTCTCTTCTTGAGAAAAATGCGGAAAGCGGAATTTATCACTATTGCGGTGATAAAGAAGTGAGCTGGTATGAATTTGCAAAAACCATTTTTGAAATGGCAAAACAGCAAGGCGTTATCGATAAACTCCCACAGTTAACGGCGATAACAGCTGAGCAATACCCTACCCCAGCACATCGACCTCAGTACTCTTCACTGTCGTGTGAAAAAATCGCGAGATTGACAATAAAACCATCAGACTGGGTTGGCGCGCTGTCACGAACCCTGCCACGCTGA
- the rfbC gene encoding dTDP-4-dehydrorhamnose 3,5-epimerase yields the protein MQVIDTTIHGAKIVQPKVFGDARGFFLETFEKRRYQEMLDIDVNFVQDNHSRSSKGVLRGLHFQKTKPQGKLVRVVRGEVFDVAVDIRHGSSTYGKWYGVLLSEENKTQFWLPPGLAHGFVVLSDTADFEYKCTDYYDPSDEGCLLWNDPELGIEWPITAPLLSEKDKLGKLFKDLAK from the coding sequence ATGCAAGTCATTGATACTACTATTCACGGCGCAAAAATCGTTCAGCCGAAAGTATTCGGTGATGCAAGAGGTTTTTTTCTGGAAACGTTTGAAAAGAGACGTTATCAGGAGATGTTGGATATCGATGTAAACTTTGTCCAAGATAATCACTCTCGCTCAAGTAAAGGCGTATTACGAGGCCTGCATTTCCAGAAAACCAAACCACAAGGAAAACTCGTCCGCGTTGTACGCGGAGAGGTATTTGATGTAGCGGTAGATATTCGTCATGGTTCATCTACCTACGGAAAATGGTATGGAGTGCTCCTATCTGAAGAGAATAAAACCCAGTTCTGGCTGCCACCTGGCTTGGCACACGGTTTTGTCGTTCTCTCTGATACCGCAGATTTCGAATACAAGTGTACGGATTATTATGATCCGAGCGATGAAGGTTGCTTGCTATGGAACGATCCCGAGCTTGGCATTGAATGGCCGATAACCGCCCCTTTACTATCTGAGAAAGATAAACTAGGGAAATTATTCAAGGACCTGGCAAAATGA
- a CDS encoding capsule biosynthesis GfcC family protein, producing MLALNRIATLLLLVSGVATAAQLTVKSPQETIAVVKLDDGTRLEKFYEQVPWPQNINWQTAFISDFATTQKVRAQGDVLLQKLAELETRWRNSGDGDLAISAWLLRKTLTPINVAGRIRTELDPDRVRVYIENNRPLVGEYALYVAPHDDRLSLIGLVNTSADVGELETSGKVALRAGWSAENYLSGRRLLAGADNSYGYLIGGNGKWRKVPLALWNRQHIEPAAGETIFIGFNPSVLPQDMSSLNDQLADYLANRIPLE from the coding sequence ATGTTGGCACTTAATCGTATCGCTACCTTGTTGCTGCTGGTTTCCGGTGTCGCTACCGCCGCACAACTGACGGTGAAATCGCCTCAAGAGACGATCGCCGTCGTTAAACTGGACGACGGTACGCGTCTTGAAAAATTTTACGAACAGGTTCCCTGGCCACAGAATATCAACTGGCAAACGGCGTTTATTTCTGATTTTGCGACAACGCAGAAGGTACGCGCACAGGGTGATGTCTTGCTGCAAAAGCTGGCAGAGCTGGAAACGCGCTGGCGTAACTCGGGTGATGGCGATTTGGCTATTTCCGCCTGGCTTCTGAGAAAAACCCTGACTCCAATTAATGTCGCGGGTCGTATTCGTACCGAGCTGGATCCTGACCGCGTACGTGTTTATATAGAAAATAACCGCCCTCTGGTGGGGGAATATGCGCTGTATGTGGCACCGCATGATGACAGACTGTCGCTGATCGGGTTGGTGAACACCTCCGCTGATGTGGGCGAACTGGAGACATCGGGAAAAGTGGCGCTGCGTGCCGGGTGGTCAGCCGAGAATTATCTCTCCGGACGGCGGCTTCTCGCGGGAGCGGATAACAGTTACGGCTATCTGATTGGGGGAAATGGCAAGTGGCGCAAAGTGCCGCTGGCGCTGTGGAACCGTCAGCACATTGAACCTGCTGCGGGTGAAACAATCTTTATCGGTTTCAATCCCTCCGTTTTACCACAGGATATGTCATCACTTAACGATCAGCTTGCTGACTACCTTGCTAACCGGATCCCACTCGAATGA
- the gndA gene encoding NADP-dependent phosphogluconate dehydrogenase: MSKQQIGVVGMAVMGRNLALNIESRGYSVSIFNRSSDKTDEVIAENPGKKLVPSYTVEEFVESLEKPRRILLMVKAGEATDKTIESLKPYLEKGDILIDGGNTFYKDTIRRNRELSAEGFNFIGTGVSGGEEGALKGPSIMPGGQKEAYELVAPILEKIAARADGEACVTYIGADGAGHYVKMVHNGIEYGDMQLIAEAYALLKQALNLGNEELASTFSEWNKGELSSYLIEITADIFTKKDEEGNYLVDVILDEAANKGTGKWTSQSSLDLGEPLSLITESVFARYLSSLKDQRVAASKVLTGPTAQAFGGDKAEFVEKVRRALYLGKIVSYAQGFSQLKAASDENNWDLNYGEIAKIFRAGCIIRAQFLQKITDAYEQKADIANLLLAPYFKKVADEYQQALRDVVSYAVQQGIPTPTFSAAIAYYDSYRSAVLPANLIQAQRDYFGAHTYKRTDKEGVFHTEWLE; the protein is encoded by the coding sequence ATGTCCAAACAGCAAATTGGCGTTGTCGGTATGGCGGTGATGGGGCGCAATCTGGCGCTGAACATTGAGAGCCGTGGCTATAGCGTTTCCATCTTTAACCGTTCTTCCGATAAAACTGATGAAGTTATCGCGGAAAATCCGGGTAAAAAACTGGTGCCTTCTTACACCGTTGAAGAGTTTGTCGAATCCCTGGAAAAACCCCGCCGTATTCTGCTGATGGTGAAGGCCGGTGAAGCAACCGATAAAACGATTGAATCGCTGAAACCTTACCTGGAAAAGGGCGATATTCTGATCGATGGCGGTAACACCTTCTATAAAGATACGATTCGCCGTAACCGCGAACTGTCCGCTGAAGGGTTTAACTTCATCGGTACAGGTGTATCCGGTGGGGAAGAAGGCGCGCTGAAAGGGCCTTCCATCATGCCGGGCGGCCAGAAAGAAGCTTACGAATTGGTTGCGCCGATTCTGGAAAAGATTGCCGCGCGTGCTGACGGCGAAGCCTGTGTGACCTACATTGGCGCTGATGGCGCAGGTCACTACGTCAAGATGGTGCATAACGGCATTGAATACGGTGACATGCAGCTGATTGCTGAAGCCTATGCGTTGCTCAAACAGGCTCTGAATCTGGGCAATGAAGAACTGGCCTCAACGTTCTCCGAGTGGAATAAAGGCGAGTTAAGCAGCTATCTGATTGAAATCACGGCCGACATCTTCACGAAAAAAGATGAAGAAGGTAACTATCTGGTTGACGTGATTCTGGATGAAGCGGCTAACAAAGGCACGGGTAAATGGACCAGCCAAAGCTCTCTGGATCTGGGTGAACCGCTGTCTCTGATCACGGAATCCGTTTTTGCTCGTTACCTGTCTTCACTAAAAGATCAGCGTGTTGCTGCCTCTAAAGTGCTGACTGGCCCAACGGCTCAGGCATTCGGTGGCGATAAAGCCGAATTTGTTGAGAAAGTGCGTCGTGCGCTGTATCTGGGTAAAATCGTTTCTTATGCTCAGGGCTTCTCACAGCTGAAAGCAGCATCCGACGAGAACAACTGGGATCTGAACTACGGTGAAATCGCCAAGATTTTCCGCGCTGGTTGTATCATCCGTGCACAGTTCCTGCAAAAAATCACCGATGCGTATGAGCAGAAAGCGGATATCGCTAACCTGCTGTTAGCACCTTACTTCAAGAAAGTGGCTGACGAATACCAGCAGGCGCTGCGCGACGTCGTATCTTACGCGGTTCAACAAGGCATCCCAACGCCAACGTTCTCTGCGGCCATTGCCTACTACGACAGCTACCGTTCTGCCGTGCTGCCCGCTAACCTGATTCAGGCTCAGCGCGACTATTTCGGTGCACATACTTATAAGCGTACGGATAAAGAAGGCGTATTCCATACCGAGTGGCTGGAATAG